The Watersipora subatra chromosome 1, tzWatSuba1.1, whole genome shotgun sequence genome has a window encoding:
- the LOC137401486 gene encoding UPF0561 protein C2orf68 homolog encodes MSKLNMDHGFIRYITKNQWDRDKYEQECRQKQHKLSTGNKPRRPPQAIYTPPSRSPALSSPSSEGSERTQENKPNLVQHSKVRVCFTDEHGQTHDFMVHKSDDPVEVARQFCARMGYIDVYIQPLAQRIVEECSVYFSPATQ; translated from the exons ATGTCGAAGTTAAATATGGACCATGGGTTTATTCGTTATATCACCAAGAACCAATGGGATAG GGATAAATATGAACAAGAGTGTCGTCAGAAACAACATAAACTATCAACTGGCAACAAACCCAGACGTCCTCCTCAGGCAATTTATACTCCACCTTCTCGGTCACCAGCTCTCTCTTCACCTTCATCTGAAGGCTCAGAGAGGACGCAGGAAAACAAGC CTAATCTGGTCCAACATTCTAAAGTAAGGGTTTGTTTCACTGATGAACATGGACAGACTCACGACTTCATGGTTCATAAG AGTGACGACCCTGTGGAAGTCGCAAGACAGTTTTGTGCTCGGATGGGCTACATTGATGTATACATCCAACCTCTGGCTCAGCGAATTGTAGAAGAATGTTCAGTCTACTTTTCCCCAGCTACTCAGTGA
- the LOC137385426 gene encoding uncharacterized protein, whose product METVTVTLLLPGCSYDHDRKEFHCGEHGVCKTTELNKLLVMRYCVCDRGYSGTETCNKPCDDCCQQLADQCYSKRVTAHCRVPRCLSKALSNRKCPVNSPSRKEMNERMLSYLSVCKRKARA is encoded by the exons ATGGAGA CTGTCACTGTAACGCTATTATTGCCAGGTTGCAGCTACGACCATGATAGAAAAGAGTTCCACTGCGGGGAACATGGAGTGTGTAAAACAACAGAACTCAATAAGCTTTTGGTGATGAGGTACTGCGTCTGTGACAGAGGATACAGCGGAACAGAGACATGCAATAAACCATGCG ACGATTGCTGCCAACAATTAGCTGACCAGTGCTATAGTAAACGTGTGACGGCTCACTGCAGAGTGCCCAGATGCTTGTCTAAGGCCCTCAGTAACAGGAAATGCCCTGTAAACTCTCCATCACGAAAGGAAATGAATGAAAGGATGCTGTCATACTTATCTGTATGTAAAAGGAAAGCAAGGGCATAG